From the genome of Pseudanabaena sp. PCC 7367:
TGAGTATTTACTTTAATCTATATGTAACTTTATATACTTTATATATTTAAGATCTATCTACATGTATTTAGATCTACCTTTTAATATGAAGTAAAGATGTGCTTATTTTGAATTCAGCTTGACCACTTGGCTATGCCTTGATAATGCTCTTATATGTTAATTTGAGGGAACAACAAGGGGGCTAGGAATTTAAATTATGGCCGATCGCCAGACTAACAAAATTGAACGCCAGCGATTATCATCACTGTCCTCAGCACAGTTTTCAAAGTCGCAGTTTAAATCACGATTGCGTTCACTAAATTGTCTCAGTCTAGCCCTCACCACAACTGGAATTGGCTTAGGTATTTATGTTGGTTTTAGTTATCTAAACTATGGCGCGGCGTTGATTGGCTTTGAATCAAAATATCTAGATCTAGATCTAGATACTGTTGCCTTGGCTCAAGAAATCCAGATTGTGCCCGATCGCTCTTTGCCTCAAAACAGCATCGTGCAGCCCGATGGCAATACCCTGAATATCACTGGTGGGGCAATAAATGGGGCGAATCTGTTCCATAGTTTCAGTGAGTTCTCGCTTAACTCTGGCCAAACGGCGCATTTTCAAAATGACGCAGCGATCGCCAATATCCTCACCCGTGTCACTGGCAATAATGTTTCCGAGATTGATGGCCTGATTCGTGCCAATGGCAATGCGAATTTATTTTTGCTCAATCCCAATGGGATTTTGTTTGGTGAAAACGCCCGCTTAGATCTAGGTGGTTCGTTTGTGGCCACCAGCGCCGATGCGATCGAGTTCGCCGATGGGAATCTTTTTGCCGCTCAGGATGCAGAATTAGTGCCCCTCTTGACCATGACTGCACCCGTGGGTTTGCAGTTTAATGGGAATGATGGTGTAAATGGTGCGATCGAAGTGCAGGGGAATGGCCACAACTTCACGAGGGAAAGCCCCATCTTTGCGCCAGTGCTGGGAGTAGGAATGCTAGAAGATGGTTTGCAAGTACAGCCAGGACAGAATTTAGCCCTGATTGGTAATGGTATTAATGTCAATGGTGGCTTGCTTGCGGCCGAGGGTGCGCATATTGAGCTGGGTAGTTTGTCAGCGGGTAGAGTTCTGTTTACGCCGATCGCCCAGGGTTGGGAATTTAATTATGAATCAAGTGCCAATCGCCGCGATCTCAAGTTTAGTGATATTAATCTGCGCGATCGTGCCGCCGTGGATGGCAGCGGCAGCCTGACCAGTGGCATTTATATTCAGGCTCATAATTTAAATATTACTGATGGCTCGGTGGTGGCAATTCAAAACCAAGGCTTGATGCCAGGCAGTGATATCCGCGTGAATGCTAACGGTACAGTCGCTCTCAGTGGCACAACGACTGATACCACAATTCAAAGCAGTATCACCAATACCACCTTGACTCCAGGCGCATCGGGAGCGATCGCCATCAATGCCGCTGATTTACACGTACTCGAAGGCGCTAGGCTGGTATCGCGTACCTTTAGTAGTGGCAGAAGCGGCGATATTGAACTGAATGTCAATAATGATTTCCGGATCATTGGCTTCTCACCAATTAATCCACTTGTGTTTAGCACAGTTAGTTCTACTACGCTCTCAGACGGCAGGGCAGGGGATATTCGCGTAAATACCCAAAACTTAATCAGTAGAGATGCGGGAGTGCTTTCTAGTGCTACCTTTGATCGCGGCCAGGGTGGCGATTTGACCGTAGTTGCCACTGACTTGATCTCTCTAGCTGGAGCCGAACCCTTCACCACCACCCCCAGCTCGATCGCGGCGACAACCTTTAATAGTGGCAATGCGGGGAATGTGACTGTTACTGCCAAAAACTTAGTGATTGAACAGGGTGGCCGCATAGATTCATCTACCACTGCCACCGGCAATGCTGGTAGTGTGGAAATTAATGTCAGTGAAGCGGTGATTCTAAGTGGCGATCCCACTCAACCAGGCGAACCGGGTCTGATTGCATCCGCTTCGGCGATCGTGTCCGAAGGCTTGCAAAATGCCTTTAATCTGCCGCCAGTGCCCACGGGCAATTCTGGGAATGTCACGGTTAATACAAAATTGTTGCAGGCCACCAATGGTGGTTTGGTCAGTGTGGTTAGTAATGGCTCTGGCCATCCTGGCACAGTGCGCATCAACAGCGATCATATATTGCTTACCAATCGGGGTGGCATTCTGGCTCTTACTGATCAAGAATCGGGCGGGAATATTGAAATTACCACCGGTGATATCGATATGTTTGCCGCGTTTATCAATGCTTCCTCGATCGGTACTGGCGATGGTGGCAATATTCGGATTAATGCCACAGGTAATGTAACGGTGGCAGATGTTGATTTTTTAAACGTCTTTAATAATGTATTTGTGCCCTTTATTTTTATTACACCAGGCAGTCAGAACATAGCTGAAGTGAATGGAATTTTGACCCTTACTAATTCCGCTGGCAGGTCGGGCGATATTGATATTCAAGCCAATCAATTGACTGTGCGTGATGGCGGCCTGGTGGTCACGGGCGTGTTTGCTAGTAGCACCGCTGGCAATTTAACAATTAATGCCAATCAGTTGCTCAATGTGGATGGTGGTTTAGTAGTAGCGATCTCGGCGATCGGTGATGGGCAGGGCGGGGATGCTTCAATTACCAGTCCGGTGATCAAGCTCAGTCAGGCCGGGTTAATCACCTCAATTACGCTGGGTTCGGGGAATGCCGGGAATGTGATTGTGCAGGCTAGTGAAGCGATCGAAATCACCGATACCCTGTTGAGTGGTAGTCCGATTCCAGGCTTTGAAGTCATTCCTTCTTCGATTTCATCGGCCGCCACCGCTACTTCCACGGGCAATGGCGGTAGCCTGGTGGTTATTACGCCCCAGCTAACTTTAAGCAATCAGGGGGTAATCGCTGTCAATGCTGATAACATCGGCCAGGCCGGTAATTTGCTAATTCAAAGCGATATTATTTCACTGGATAACAGCGACATTACTGGGAATAGTATTTCCGGTCAAGGCGGAAACGTTAATTTGCAAGTTGGCGATCGGCTGATTCTGCGCAATGCCAGTAATATCTCTACCACCGCTGGATTAGATCTAACTAGCAGTGGGAATGGCGGCAATATTAATATTTCCACACCAGTGCTGGTGGCCTTAGAACAAAGCAACATCAGCGCCAATGCCTTCCTGGGGATGGGCGGCAATATTGATATTGTTACTGCTGGCTTGTTCACCTCAACTAATAGTGAGATTAGCTCTAGTTCTCGCCTGGGGGTAGATGGAGTGGTGGAAGTGAATAGTCCCGACATTGACCCCAGTAGTGGCCTGGTGGAATTGGAAACTAAAGTGGTGGATTTTAGTAACCTGGTGGCGGTGGGTTGTGATGCCGATCGCGGTAATACCTTTGTGGTTACGGGTCGCGGCGGCTTACCAGCCACACCACGAGAAATCGTCAGAGCCGAGCCCAGTGTGATCGATTGGCGATCGCCCTTTAGTACGGCAAGCAGTACAACCAATAATCAATCGCATTTACCTGATCCATCCCAATCAGTAAGTTCAGTAAGTTCAGTAAGTAAGGCCACTAATCCAACCCCTAGCACTAACCCACCCAGCGAAATCACCAAAATAAACGAAGTGCAGGGCTGGCGCTTGGATCCAAATGGCCAGGTGATCTTAGTGGCAGATGCGACGAATTATGAAAGCCAGAGTAATCGGATTTTGCCTAAGCGCGATTGTACTACTAAGCAATAACTTCGATATGACGTACCAACAGCTAACCCCAATCTTAACAAAGCTCCGCCACTACACGGAAAACCTCTATGCCGATCGATTGGATCGATTGGATCGTTTGATTCTATTTGGTTCTCAAGCTAGGGGAGATGCAGAGCAAGACTCAGATATTGATATTTTAGTAGTCCTGAAAGATGAGGTTGACTCCTGGACAGAAATTAAGCGTACTGGTGATTTTATCTCTCAGTTGGGTCTGAAAAACAACATCTTGATTTGCAATATTTTTGTCTCTGCTCAGGAATATCTGGAGCAAAATACTGCCCTCTTACGGAATATCAAGCGAGAGGGCATGACTATTTAACCTAAGCTGCCTGATGCTTAGGAAAATCAATATAACCCTTTGCCCCAGGGCTATACCAGGTTGGCAGATCCGAATGCTACTTTAATACTGCTTAATTTAGAACTCATTTGATGATTCATATTGTGTTGGTGCAGCAGCAATGACTAATCAAAATCCTACTTCCATCCCAGCTAATCGTGCCAATCAGATTGAGACCTACTTTAATTTAGGTAACCAGGCTTACTATAAAAACAAAAAAACCGAAGCCAAGCAATATTATCGCCAATGCCTCCAGCTCAAACCCGATTGGCTCAATGCGCTATATAACATCGGCGTAGTTTGCACGGAACTAGAACAATGGCCAGAGGCAACAAAATATTTAGGCCAGGTAATCGCCATCAAGCCCGATCATGCCCATGCCTATAACTATCTGGGCATCATTGCCCGGCGGCAGAATCAATTAATCGAGGCGGTGCTACAGTTCCAAACCGCGATCGCCATTAAGTATCAATTCCCCGACGCGCATTTTAATTTGGGGATGACCCTGCTGCAAATGGGTAGACTGATTGCGGGATTCGCTGAATCGGAATGGCGCTGGCAAACCGATCGCTTTACACCCCTGAATTGCCCTCAACCTCAGTGGCAAGGCGAAGACATTAGCCAGCAAAGTATTCTGGTGCATACGGAGCAGGGCGCAGGCGATGCGATTCAATTTATTCGCTATATGCCCCTGTTAATCCCCAGATGCAAGCAGGTAATTCTTTGTTGCCCCGATCATCTGGTGGCCTTGTTCAAGCCGATCGCCGGGATTGCGCAGATCTATACGGCGGGGGCGATTCCTCTGTCTGAGTTTTCCACCTTTGCGCCGTTAATGAGCTTGCCCCATTTGTTAAGAACGACGCTAAACACAATTCCCAATCAGGTTCCCTATTTAGACATCGAACCAGATAGAAAGGAAAAGATGGCAGCACTTTTTAGTAAGTCTAATTCTAATCCCAAAGTTGGCATTGTCTGGGCGGGGAGCCCTACCCACACCGACGATCGCAATCGTTCTTGTACCTTGCGTGATCTGCTGCCGATTCTGGAACTAGCGAATTTAAATTTCTATAGCCTGCAGAAAGGCCCCCAGGAAACCGAGTTAAACCAGTTACCTGATGCTGTGCAAATCAACGATTTAAGCCCCCATATTCACGATTATATGGATACGGCGGCAGCGATCGATCATTTAGACCTGGTGATCGGCGTGGATACCTCGGTGGTGCATCTGGCGGGGGCGTTGGGTAAGTCGGTATGGGTGATGCTTTCCCATTCCCCGGATTGGCGCTGGCTGCTGGATCGCTCTGACACGCCCTGGTATCCAACGATGCGGCTGTTTCGGCAATCGCAACCAAGGCATTGGCAGGATGTGGTTGAGGCGATCGTTGAGAATTTAACCAGTATAATAGTGCAATAATTTGGACTTTGCTATGGCTACTCTCAATCAAAAGATTCAGCAACAACTTGATGCCTTACCCGGTGACCAGGTAAAGGCGGCTTTAAAACGTTGGCTAGATATTTCTGATGCTGATCTAACGGCACTGGAGCAAGCTTTATGGGAAGAACAGGAAGCGATCGCTGCTGTTGACACAATGATGGAATCCCAGAAATTTATTCAAGAGTTTCCTATTCTGACTGAAGAACAAAAAATCCAACGCAGCCTAGAAGCACATGCAGACTATGAAAAAAATGGCGGGATTGCCAATGCTGAGATTGAAGCTTGGATCAGCAATCTCCCCAATTAGAGTAATCTTATGGCTAAGCTGATTTGGTCATTTCCAGCTAAAGCTGACCTTGATCGACACTACTATTATTTAGCAGCGCATGAGCCCAGTGCTGCACGAAAAGCAATTAAAGCAATTAGTAAGGCTGCTAAACGACTTGCTAGTATGCCTTATCTGGGAGCCGTCCTTGAAGAAAAATCCAGTTTGCGAAAATGGCCAGTTTCTTTTGGGAAGTATGGCTATGTGATTCATTACACAGTGACCAATAATGCGGTTGTTATTGATGCTGTTTATCATGGCCGCGAGGAGCGATCGTATTAAATTGAAATCACGATCGCTATCTCTACAAGGCATGAGCGATCGACTCTAAAAACTTTTCAACCTGAGCAGGCGATCGCAGATGATAAACCCGCCTGGTCTTGGCCGCTTGCGCCACATAATCTCGATACTTCGGCGTTAACTTCCTATGGCATAACCACAGATTGCGATAACTGTTCAGCGAACTTTTGAGAATAGGGCTATGTTCCGGCCAGCCGGAAGGCGGCACAAAGAAGCCTGTGATCATTCGTTTGGTGACCCGCCAGAAATGCAGCGGCAGGGGTAGATCCAGATAAACCAAAGTATCAGCCCGATCGAGCCGGAGCCAGAGCGTATCGATCGAACCAAACCCATCGATCACCCATTGCTCACTGGCTAAAATTTCCGCATGGGCTTGCTTATATTCTTGGCTGGAAACTGCCACGCCGCCTGGTTGATATTGCACCCTATCCAGAATATGCAGCGGTAGGTTAGTAATCGTGGCGATCTGCTGGCTCAGGGTTGATTTACCTGCTCCGGCATTGCCAAATACGGCTACTTTTTGCATGGTTTTTTTTGCTGTTAAATCATCAATCATAGCTAATTTACTAGCGAAGCAATTAACTGATGATGCTCCGCCCAGGCCGACCAAACCTGCTGTGCCCACGATCGCTCTGAGCTTTCGCCACAACTAGCCTTAAATAAATACTTTTATGAAGTTGTATCAATCCACTCTATGAGTGCTTTTTTTCTGATATATATATAGATATGGGTCTGTCTAAGCAATTTAGCGCATACTTGCTTGTTACTGCTAGGCTTACCCTTGATTGATTGGGGACGGAATCAATCGGTCAAGTAAAACTGAATAATACTGAGCTATTAAGATCCAGTTAAGACAGGGAACAAGACATGGCAACTCTAGATGCAAACCTACTAGTCGATCGCAATGAGCTTACCGAAAGCGATCAAAGTATTCTTAAAACGCTGAGAATCAATCGGCATGATGCAGAACCCACCGATCGCATTGAAGCTTCTGGTGCAGCAAAAACTAAAGTTCAACCAGCCAGAACCAAATATCTCTGGTGGCAAAGATTTGCTTAAATCTCAATCCTAAATCTAGTAACCGAGATACCCTAATGCTCTGGCACTAAGCTAGCCCACAACTTGGTTAGCCATATTTTTTGTGCAGGTTATTGGGTAAACCTTTTCCGCCTTTTCAGCAATTAGAGCAACAATATTCCCCTAGGTTTTTTGAAGCCTAGACCAGATATTAGTTAACGATCGTCACTTCTTCTTGATCCGACCAGGATATCGAAGAGGTGATTTTTAATGCCCCTAGAACATAACACCTGGCCGATCGGCAAAGTATGCTAATCACCAATCAACCAATCTAAGGCATCCTCACCCAAATTATGCGGATATAGGCTTGAGCAGATATTTAATTATGGCTAAAGACAAAAACTGGCGAGCCCCTCAGACTCACCAGCGAGGTCACTGTTCCCCGTTGGCTATATATGACGATCGGCTTAAGCCAAGGTTCCCACTGTTTCAAAAAAAATTTAAAACTTTTTTGCGATCGAGCTAAAACTCTTGCTATAGGTAGCTTTTAGCCAGAAAAATAAATTTACTAATCCCGATCGCTAACCTTTTTTGCTGCGGTGATTAGACTGCTAGTACTGTTAGCAAATAGTGAGCAATATAAACCGACTTGGATTAGGCTTGCATATTTGGATAAATACACTATAAATACACTCTAATCACTACTTGGATACTTAATTGACTCTAATCCGAGACTCTAATCCGATCGTAACCAGCTTGATTCGAGCCTGAGTAGAAATCCTGAGCTGAAGGAGCAATACTAAGCATTTAATAAACCTTTCGCCAACTCCTGAAGCCATCTCTATAAAAGGCTTTCATGCTGAGCTTGCCAGTTCATCCCCCCCTTGGGATAGATTGACTATTGATCAGATTTTAATATAGCTTAAACTTAAGTTATAGGCTCTAAGCTATAAGCATAGGTTATCATTAAGATAGGATAATCTGTTTCAAATTCTGGGGTTTTAGTCAGCTCTTGTGCAGCTAATGGGATAAAGTTAAATCAATGTTAAATCTATTTTAAAAAAACTAATTAGCGACGGTTCAGCATTTGCGACGCTGCGATCGCTGGAACGAAACCTGATCTTCCAGCACACGACGCACCGCGATGCAGATGTAATAGAGTGGCGGATTGACTTACTGTTCACCGGATGCGTGGAGCAACCCACCCAGGATTAGAAGCTAGCTATGCTTGCCTGCCGTCTTGAGCCCTAAGTTCTGATTAAGGAGGAATTACTAAGTGGATTTTTTGTCCGATTTCTTTATACGCTTCGTGGCGAAGTTGCAGTCCCCGACCCTCGGCTTTCTGATTGGTGGTATGTTTATTGCCGCCTTCAATAGCCGACTGCAAATTCCAGATGCAATTTATAAGTTCATCGTTTTCATGCTGCTCATAAAAGTTGGCCTGAGCGGCGGTATTGCAATCCGCAACGCCAATCTGACGGAGATGCTGTTGCCCGCTGCGTTTGCTGTGGTAGTGGGAATCATTATTGTGTTCATTGGGCGCTACACATTGGCCAAGCTGCCGAACGTCAAACCCTTGGATGGCATTGCGACCGCCGGCTTGTTCGGTGCGGTGAGTGGCTCTACCCTCGCTGCCGCTCTGACCCTAATGGAAACGGAAGGTATTCAATACGAAGCCTGGGCCGCCGCCCTCTATCCTTTCATGGACATCCCAGCGCTCGTGACGGCGATCGTCTTGGCTAGCATTTATGCCAGTAAGCAGAGCGGTACCGCAGGCAAGCGGGTCAGGATATGGCCGATCGTAAAGGACAGTCTCCAGGGAGCTGCCCTATCGGCACTGCTGCTCGGCATCGCTCTAGGCCTGATAACCAAGCCGGAAAGCGTCTATGAGAGCTTCTACAATCCCCTCTTCCGTGGTCTGCTTTCGATCTTGATGCTGGTAATGGGTATGGAGGCCTGGGCCAGAATCAGCGAGCTGCGCAAGGTAGCCCAGTGGTACGCCCTATATGCCTTGGTGGCACCGTTGTTGCATGGGTTTATTGCCTTCGGTTTCGGCGTGATTGCCCACTACACCACGGGATTCAGCTATGGCGGCGTTGTGATTCTTGCTGTGATCGCCGCCTCCAGTTCAGATATCTCAGGGCCGCCCACTTTGCGAGCTGGGATCCCGGCGGCCAATCCCTCCGCTTACGTGGGCTCGTCCACAGCGGTCGGTACGCCAATTGCACTTGCCTTGGGAATACCGCTCTACATGGGGCTTGCCCAGTCGTTGATGGGCGGCTGATCCCAGATGGGTCGTGGTCTGCCGGTGTTTTCTTGACCCGGCAACCAACGCGGCGGCTAAGTCGGCGCGATCGAGAACGGTGTTGCCGTTTTCCTAAGTTTCTATGTAGTTTAATAAATATATACGTCGGGAGGTAACCAACATGTCCCAGCAAGCAAGCAAGCTCGTCATCATCACGGAAAAGTTACTGATAAAAAAAGTCGCCAGGATCATCGACGATGCCGGAGCCACTGGTTATACGGTGGTGGATGCTGGTGGTAAAGGCAGTCGCAATGTGCGATCGTCGGGACGACCCACTGTTTCTGACACCTACTCGAATGTAAAGTTCGAGGTGCTCACCCCCAATCGGGAAATGGCAGTGAAGATTTCGGATGCGGTCGCGGCGCAGTTTTTCGAAGATTATTCGGGTATCGCCTATCTCTGTGATGTGATGGAGGTACTGCACGCGCACGAGTTTTAACTCAAAAGCCAGTCGATCAAACCCAAAAGCTGGGGTTATGCCCCGGTTTTTTGGTGACCGTATTTCGAGCGATCGTAGGCTTGAGTGAATTTGAGCGGTGTAATCCAGATATAGTCAGGATGCTACCTATGACGATCGGCATCAATAGTCAGGGGGCGATCGCTTTATTGCTAGATCGTGCTACAAAAATAAGACGGCTTGCCCGATTCGATCCCTGTAACTGGGTTAAATTAATCGATCGGGTGATGCTATTTGATCCCTTCATCCTCCCATTGATTGTTATATGTCATCCTGTTTGATTCTGACTGAGCGCAATCGCTACTTTTCCTGTCATATTCAATTGCCCGACGAAGCAAAGCCAATCCCGGCGATCGCGGTGGCGGATTGTTTTTATGGCTATTTCAAGTTTGTGCGTACTGCCACTGAGGTCTTGAAACTAATTGGGCGACTGAGTTCGCGGCATAATCAACTGGCGATCACTAATTTGGCCACCGCCACTCAGGGATATGGCATTTGGGTGCTGGAACCCCAGGCGATCGACATGAGGCCAGAGCAAAGCCAGCTTCAACAGGCCAAAACCCAATTGGCTCCAGCCGCGTTTAAGTATTTCTCACTGGAGCAAGAGTGCCAGTTAATTGATATTCGGGTGCCGGATCTATATGAGACAATCCCGGCGATCGCTGATGGGGGTAAGTATTACAGCCTGTTTAAGATTGAAGAAGATGAGGTGGAAGTGTTGCTGTTGGCGGCCAAGCTGACTGGAAGGGGTGATGAGGTGGCGATCGCGCAACTGGAACAGGGCTATGCGGTATGTGTGCTGGAGCTGGAGGCTAATCCGGTTAGTTCTTAGGTAATTTGGTTATCTTGCTAATATAGTAACGCAAAATATTAGTATATTTAAGC
Proteins encoded in this window:
- a CDS encoding two-partner secretion domain-containing protein, which translates into the protein MADRQTNKIERQRLSSLSSAQFSKSQFKSRLRSLNCLSLALTTTGIGLGIYVGFSYLNYGAALIGFESKYLDLDLDTVALAQEIQIVPDRSLPQNSIVQPDGNTLNITGGAINGANLFHSFSEFSLNSGQTAHFQNDAAIANILTRVTGNNVSEIDGLIRANGNANLFLLNPNGILFGENARLDLGGSFVATSADAIEFADGNLFAAQDAELVPLLTMTAPVGLQFNGNDGVNGAIEVQGNGHNFTRESPIFAPVLGVGMLEDGLQVQPGQNLALIGNGINVNGGLLAAEGAHIELGSLSAGRVLFTPIAQGWEFNYESSANRRDLKFSDINLRDRAAVDGSGSLTSGIYIQAHNLNITDGSVVAIQNQGLMPGSDIRVNANGTVALSGTTTDTTIQSSITNTTLTPGASGAIAINAADLHVLEGARLVSRTFSSGRSGDIELNVNNDFRIIGFSPINPLVFSTVSSTTLSDGRAGDIRVNTQNLISRDAGVLSSATFDRGQGGDLTVVATDLISLAGAEPFTTTPSSIAATTFNSGNAGNVTVTAKNLVIEQGGRIDSSTTATGNAGSVEINVSEAVILSGDPTQPGEPGLIASASAIVSEGLQNAFNLPPVPTGNSGNVTVNTKLLQATNGGLVSVVSNGSGHPGTVRINSDHILLTNRGGILALTDQESGGNIEITTGDIDMFAAFINASSIGTGDGGNIRINATGNVTVADVDFLNVFNNVFVPFIFITPGSQNIAEVNGILTLTNSAGRSGDIDIQANQLTVRDGGLVVTGVFASSTAGNLTINANQLLNVDGGLVVAISAIGDGQGGDASITSPVIKLSQAGLITSITLGSGNAGNVIVQASEAIEITDTLLSGSPIPGFEVIPSSISSAATATSTGNGGSLVVITPQLTLSNQGVIAVNADNIGQAGNLLIQSDIISLDNSDITGNSISGQGGNVNLQVGDRLILRNASNISTTAGLDLTSSGNGGNINISTPVLVALEQSNISANAFLGMGGNIDIVTAGLFTSTNSEISSSSRLGVDGVVEVNSPDIDPSSGLVELETKVVDFSNLVAVGCDADRGNTFVVTGRGGLPATPREIVRAEPSVIDWRSPFSTASSTTNNQSHLPDPSQSVSSVSSVSKATNPTPSTNPPSEITKINEVQGWRLDPNGQVILVADATNYESQSNRILPKRDCTTKQ
- a CDS encoding nucleotidyltransferase domain-containing protein, with amino-acid sequence MTYQQLTPILTKLRHYTENLYADRLDRLDRLILFGSQARGDAEQDSDIDILVVLKDEVDSWTEIKRTGDFISQLGLKNNILICNIFVSAQEYLEQNTALLRNIKREGMTI
- a CDS encoding tetratricopeptide repeat protein gives rise to the protein MTNQNPTSIPANRANQIETYFNLGNQAYYKNKKTEAKQYYRQCLQLKPDWLNALYNIGVVCTELEQWPEATKYLGQVIAIKPDHAHAYNYLGIIARRQNQLIEAVLQFQTAIAIKYQFPDAHFNLGMTLLQMGRLIAGFAESEWRWQTDRFTPLNCPQPQWQGEDISQQSILVHTEQGAGDAIQFIRYMPLLIPRCKQVILCCPDHLVALFKPIAGIAQIYTAGAIPLSEFSTFAPLMSLPHLLRTTLNTIPNQVPYLDIEPDRKEKMAALFSKSNSNPKVGIVWAGSPTHTDDRNRSCTLRDLLPILELANLNFYSLQKGPQETELNQLPDAVQINDLSPHIHDYMDTAAAIDHLDLVIGVDTSVVHLAGALGKSVWVMLSHSPDWRWLLDRSDTPWYPTMRLFRQSQPRHWQDVVEAIVENLTSIIVQ
- a CDS encoding type II toxin-antitoxin system RelE/ParE family toxin, with the protein product MAKLIWSFPAKADLDRHYYYLAAHEPSAARKAIKAISKAAKRLASMPYLGAVLEEKSSLRKWPVSFGKYGYVIHYTVTNNAVVIDAVYHGREERSY
- a CDS encoding adenylate kinase translates to MQKVAVFGNAGAGKSTLSQQIATITNLPLHILDRVQYQPGGVAVSSQEYKQAHAEILASEQWVIDGFGSIDTLWLRLDRADTLVYLDLPLPLHFWRVTKRMITGFFVPPSGWPEHSPILKSSLNSYRNLWLCHRKLTPKYRDYVAQAAKTRRVYHLRSPAQVEKFLESIAHAL
- a CDS encoding sodium-dependent bicarbonate transport family permease — translated: MDFLSDFFIRFVAKLQSPTLGFLIGGMFIAAFNSRLQIPDAIYKFIVFMLLIKVGLSGGIAIRNANLTEMLLPAAFAVVVGIIIVFIGRYTLAKLPNVKPLDGIATAGLFGAVSGSTLAAALTLMETEGIQYEAWAAALYPFMDIPALVTAIVLASIYASKQSGTAGKRVRIWPIVKDSLQGAALSALLLGIALGLITKPESVYESFYNPLFRGLLSILMLVMGMEAWARISELRKVAQWYALYALVAPLLHGFIAFGFGVIAHYTTGFSYGGVVILAVIAASSSDISGPPTLRAGIPAANPSAYVGSSTAVGTPIALALGIPLYMGLAQSLMGG
- a CDS encoding P-II family nitrogen regulator is translated as MSQQASKLVIITEKLLIKKVARIIDDAGATGYTVVDAGGKGSRNVRSSGRPTVSDTYSNVKFEVLTPNREMAVKISDAVAAQFFEDYSGIAYLCDVMEVLHAHEF